In one Magallana gigas chromosome 9, xbMagGiga1.1, whole genome shotgun sequence genomic region, the following are encoded:
- the LOC136271395 gene encoding uncharacterized protein translates to MPYYHNCNRYYHNCTRYYHNYITTTVTYIITTVTDITTTVTYIITTVTDITTTISQLYYHNCNRYYHNCNRYYHNCTRYYHNYITTTVTDITTTVQDITTTVTNITTIITDITTTIITDPETYYYTTRSLNGSHETLNSLHEMLHAMPETLNNLHETLNGLHETILARNDLLAFHTLWTRFIDFFGSSLNFTLTLEYDVKH, encoded by the exons ATGCC ATATTACCACAACTGTAACAGATATTACCACAACTGTACAAGATATTACCACAACT ATATCACCACAACTGTAACATATATCATTACAACTGTAACAGATATAACCACAACTGTAACATATATCATTACAACTGTAACAGATATCACCACAACT ATATCACAACT ATATTACCACAACTGTAACAGATATTACCACAACTGTAACAGATATTACCACAACTGTACAAGATATTACCACAACT ATATTACCACAACTGTAACAGATATTACCACAACCGTACAAGATATTACCACAACTGTCACGAATATCACTACAATTATAACAGATATTACCACAACT ATtattacagaccctgaaacatactactacaccacacgctcactaaacggttcacacgaaacgctgaacagTTTACACGAAATGCTGCACGCaatgcccgaaacgctaaacaaTTTACACGAAACATTgaacggtttacatgaaacgattctcgcacgaaacgatttgctcgcttttcacacgctttggacACGCTTTATCGATTTCTTCGGGTCATCACTAAATTTTACCCTGACTCT agaatacgatgtaaaacaCTAA